The Candidatus Woesearchaeota archaeon DNA window TTATATGGTATTATGACGGAACACAATGGCTGCATTACGAACCAGATGTGCCTTCATGGGCAAATACTCTGACTGAATTCAACGACAAAATCAGCAACCCGTATTACCTCAAGATGACTGGAGCAGACACCCTGACATTGCCTTGCAATCAATTGGATTACTGCGGCAATGGCAAAGTAGATGTGCCTTTTGGCGAGGAATGCGATGATGGGAACAAAGAGAACGGGGACGGCTGCAGTTCAACATGCACTGTTGAAATAAGTGAACCAGTTTAAACTTACAACCATATTTTTTTATTTATTAGTTTTTGTAACTAAATAGTGATAAAAAATAGTAATATTTAAATATATCCTATTCATTACTATTCATTATTATTGAATAAAGCATGAATTTGGGGGTTAAATCATGAAAAAGATTACAATCATATTTGCTATGATTCTATTACTTGTAATAAACATAGTTTATGCAGAAGTGCCCACTGAAAAAATGCCATGCTCCTTCTACGGGACTGTGAGCGTTAACGGAAACCCTGCTGAAAGCACTGATGTAACTGCTTATGTTGAAGGAACTGCAAACTTGACAGGAACAGGACGAAGCGGTCCTCCTTCTGGAAATTATGCTATTGATGCTGATGCAGACGGAAAAAACATTTTCTTTAAGGTTAAAAGATTAATTGTTAATGAAGCAGCTGTCGCCTGTGTTGGCGGCTCAAGCATGGAATTTAGTTTAACAGCAACTGATGCGGATAATGACGGTTATAATTTTGATGATTGCGATGAGACTAATGCAAGCATTAATCCCGGAGCAACTGAAATCTGCAATTGGATAGATGATGATTGTAATGATAAGATTGATGATAATTTAGGTTCTACAACATGCGGTGTTGGAGCCTGCCAGGCAACAGTGCAGAATTGTGTTGGCGGGATTTCCCAAACATGCGTGCCAGGCACTCCCGCTAATGAAATATGCGGAAACAGCATTGATGAAGACTGCGACGGCACTGATCTTGCCTGCCCAAGTGGTGGAGGAGGAGGCGGTGGAGGCAGTGGAGGCAAATGCAAGTCAGAGTGGAACTGCACTTCCTGGAGTGAATGCGTTAACAGCGTCCAGACAAGAGCGTGCAGCCTTAAGTATCCAACCTGCGATCCAAAAGAGGCAAAACCGGTTGAATCACAGAGCTGCGAGATGCCTGTGTCAGAAGAGATTTTAGCATCTGCCCTAAATGTGCCAGAGCCGAATCAGACAGAAATCCCAGCAGAGAATAGTCTTACTGGAAATACTCCTTCAACAGGCAGAAAAAACCTGCTGACAGGACTTGCAATAGGAAACCTTTTCAATGTAAATGCAAACCCGATTATTGGAATAATACTCCTGATTTTGATTGCAGGACTGTGCATCTGGCTGTTCTTTTTCATCAAGAGAATAAAGGGAAAGAGAAAGAATAATCGTTTTTCAGATG harbors:
- a CDS encoding putative metal-binding motif-containing protein encodes the protein MKKITIIFAMILLLVINIVYAEVPTEKMPCSFYGTVSVNGNPAESTDVTAYVEGTANLTGTGRSGPPSGNYAIDADADGKNIFFKVKRLIVNEAAVACVGGSSMEFSLTATDADNDGYNFDDCDETNASINPGATEICNWIDDDCNDKIDDNLGSTTCGVGACQATVQNCVGGISQTCVPGTPANEICGNSIDEDCDGTDLACPSGGGGGGGGSGGKCKSEWNCTSWSECVNSVQTRACSLKYPTCDPKEAKPVESQSCEMPVSEEILASALNVPEPNQTEIPAENSLTGNTPSTGRKNLLTGLAIGNLFNVNANPIIGIILLILIAGLCIWLFFFIKRIKGKRKNNRFSDDFFNQ